In one window of Duganella dendranthematis DNA:
- a CDS encoding gluconate 2-dehydrogenase subunit 3 family protein, with product MSKDKFSPSRRTILMATAAAVPLVSVPVYRAARADGLEGVELAQYQPVFFSAAEWQFLLAACDRLIPAEGRGPGALETNVPVFIDQQLHNGLGDDVYMAGPHKADAPSTLGFQGTFTPQQSYRTGIKLAQQVAQQKHGKPFEQLAPADKDALLTALQKNEIVFADLGEPGLKASSFFNQMLGDAKNGYLADPMYGGNKDMKAWVAIGFPGARAAYTEWVDQHNVKYPLGPVSVSGKRA from the coding sequence ATGTCCAAAGACAAATTCAGTCCGTCTCGCCGGACGATACTCATGGCGACTGCAGCGGCCGTTCCTCTGGTTTCCGTGCCGGTCTACCGCGCTGCCCGCGCCGACGGCCTGGAAGGCGTTGAACTGGCGCAGTACCAGCCGGTCTTCTTCTCGGCAGCCGAATGGCAATTCCTGCTGGCCGCTTGCGACCGCCTGATTCCGGCCGAAGGCCGTGGTCCCGGCGCACTGGAAACCAATGTGCCGGTGTTCATCGACCAGCAGCTGCACAACGGCCTCGGCGACGACGTCTACATGGCCGGTCCGCACAAGGCCGATGCGCCATCGACGCTGGGCTTCCAGGGCACCTTCACGCCGCAGCAGTCGTACCGCACCGGCATCAAGCTGGCGCAGCAAGTCGCGCAGCAGAAACACGGCAAGCCGTTCGAGCAGTTGGCGCCGGCCGACAAGGACGCGCTGCTGACCGCGCTGCAAAAGAACGAGATCGTGTTTGCTGACCTCGGCGAACCGGGCCTGAAGGCGTCGTCGTTCTTCAACCAGATGCTGGGCGACGCCAAGAACGGTTACCTGGCCGACCCTATGTACGGCGGCAACAAGGACATGAAGGCCTGGGTCGCGATCGGCTTCCCCGGCGCCCGCGCGGCGTACACGGAATGGGTTGACCAGCACAACGTCAAGTACCCGTTGGGTCCGGTCAGCGTCAGCGGTAAGCGTGCTTAA
- the grxC gene encoding glutaredoxin 3 yields the protein MTQVTIYTSPICGYCSMAKRLLAGKGVTVNEIDAGSDPQAMQEMMTRSGRRTVPQIFFGARHIGGYDDLVKLDRAGEFDAALAAG from the coding sequence ATGACTCAAGTAACCATTTATACCAGCCCGATTTGCGGCTATTGCAGCATGGCCAAACGGCTGTTGGCCGGCAAAGGCGTGACCGTCAACGAGATCGATGCCGGCAGCGACCCGCAGGCGATGCAGGAGATGATGACGCGCAGCGGCCGCCGCACGGTGCCGCAGATTTTCTTCGGCGCGCGCCACATCGGCGGCTATGACGATCTGGTCAAGCTCGACCGCGCCGGCGAATTCGACGCCGCGCTGGCCGCCGGCTGA
- a CDS encoding GMC family oxidoreductase yields MSNITNDEVDVVIVGLGWAGSIMAIELAKEGLKVRALERGPDRPPEDFAYPKPADQYAYAIKNKVFATPRDAALTVRYNDSETALPTRKWGAFAPGTGVGGSGLHWTGVLIRPTTTDLKLKTYADHAYKRGSLDPDMRIKDFPFSWEEIEPFYDKFDKICGLSGTTGNLKGVIQPGGDPFEGPRSSPYPLPALHDTYNSSLFAATAKKMGYHPFPNPSANVSQAWTNPYGAQLAPCNYCGYCSKYPCLNYSKASPQTTILDVVKRMPNFSYRANANVIRVDLHADKKTAKGVTYIDENKNEVFQPAKIVILSSFQFANVRLMMLSGIGQIYNPLTETGTIGRNYAFLSNGDATLFFKDKHFNPFATAGATGEMFNDISPGNFEDGIKLGFIGGAKIHSSQATGAPIGTSLPKGTPGWGKGWKEGMVDWYGRSMKIGITTTCQSYRGHHLDLDPNYKDPWGQPLLRMTFDWRQNELKLQRYLRDIVLGIAKELGPDSISENFLALDSHWDITKYVSTHNVGGAIMGDSPRDSALNRYLQSWDVHNVFVPGGNAFPQNFQANPTATIGAITLFAAEAIKNQYLKNPGPLVQV; encoded by the coding sequence ATGTCAAACATCACTAACGACGAAGTCGACGTCGTCATCGTCGGCCTCGGTTGGGCCGGCTCCATCATGGCCATCGAACTGGCCAAAGAAGGTTTGAAAGTACGCGCGCTGGAGCGCGGCCCGGACCGTCCGCCGGAAGATTTCGCCTACCCGAAACCAGCCGACCAGTATGCCTACGCGATCAAGAACAAGGTGTTCGCCACCCCGCGCGACGCCGCGCTGACGGTACGCTACAACGACAGCGAAACCGCGCTGCCCACCCGCAAGTGGGGCGCGTTTGCGCCCGGCACCGGCGTCGGCGGCTCCGGCCTGCACTGGACAGGCGTGCTGATCCGCCCGACCACCACCGACCTCAAGCTCAAGACCTATGCCGACCACGCCTACAAGCGCGGCTCGCTCGACCCGGACATGCGCATCAAGGACTTCCCGTTCAGCTGGGAAGAGATCGAACCGTTCTACGACAAGTTCGACAAAATCTGCGGCCTGTCCGGCACCACCGGCAATCTGAAGGGTGTGATCCAGCCGGGCGGCGATCCGTTTGAAGGTCCGCGTTCCAGCCCGTATCCGCTGCCGGCGCTGCACGACACCTACAACAGCTCGCTGTTCGCCGCCACCGCGAAAAAGATGGGCTACCACCCGTTCCCGAACCCATCGGCCAACGTCTCGCAGGCCTGGACCAACCCGTACGGCGCGCAACTGGCGCCGTGCAACTACTGCGGCTACTGCTCCAAGTACCCGTGCCTGAACTATTCGAAAGCCTCGCCGCAGACCACCATCCTGGACGTGGTCAAGCGCATGCCGAACTTCAGCTACCGCGCCAATGCCAACGTCATCCGTGTTGACCTGCACGCCGACAAGAAGACCGCCAAGGGCGTCACCTACATCGACGAGAACAAGAACGAAGTGTTCCAGCCGGCCAAGATCGTCATCCTGTCCAGCTTCCAGTTCGCCAACGTGCGCCTGATGATGTTGTCGGGCATCGGCCAGATCTACAATCCGCTGACCGAAACCGGCACCATCGGCCGCAACTACGCCTTCCTGAGCAATGGCGACGCCACCCTGTTCTTCAAGGACAAGCACTTCAACCCGTTCGCCACCGCCGGCGCCACCGGCGAAATGTTCAACGACATCTCGCCCGGTAACTTTGAAGACGGCATCAAGCTGGGCTTCATCGGCGGCGCCAAGATCCACAGCTCGCAAGCGACCGGCGCACCGATCGGCACCTCGCTGCCGAAGGGCACGCCAGGCTGGGGCAAGGGCTGGAAAGAAGGCATGGTCGACTGGTATGGCCGCTCGATGAAAATCGGCATCACCACCACCTGTCAGTCGTATCGCGGCCACCACCTCGATCTGGACCCGAACTACAAGGACCCATGGGGCCAGCCGCTGCTGCGCATGACCTTCGACTGGCGCCAGAACGAACTCAAGCTGCAACGCTACCTGCGCGACATCGTGCTCGGCATCGCCAAGGAACTGGGCCCGGATTCGATCAGCGAAAACTTCCTGGCGCTCGATTCGCACTGGGACATTACCAAGTACGTGTCGACCCACAACGTGGGGGGCGCCATCATGGGCGATTCGCCGCGCGACTCGGCGCTGAACCGCTACCTGCAATCGTGGGACGTGCACAACGTGTTCGTGCCGGGCGGGAATGCCTTCCCGCAGAACTTCCAGGCCAATCCGACCGCGACCATCGGTGCCATCACGCTGTTTGCCGCTGAAGCGATCAAGAACCAATACCTGAAAAACCCTGGCCCGCTGGTGCAAGTATGA
- a CDS encoding lipocalin family protein — MKTLLSAAALALCCGGALAAEAPLATIAALDVPRYMGTWHEIAKFPNSFQRKCVAATTATYALQKDGKVQVVNRCQTAGGDMIEATAEARQVGAATSPKLQVRFAPAWLSFLPMVWADYWVLDIADGYQLAAVGEPRREYLWILARTPTVSPAAYEALVDRLTRQGFDTSQLVKTPAAKPAP; from the coding sequence ATGAAAACTTTACTGTCCGCCGCCGCCCTGGCGCTGTGCTGTGGCGGTGCGCTGGCCGCCGAGGCGCCGCTGGCCACCATCGCCGCACTGGATGTACCGCGCTACATGGGTACCTGGCACGAGATCGCCAAGTTCCCCAATTCCTTCCAGCGCAAGTGCGTTGCCGCCACCACCGCCACGTATGCCTTGCAGAAGGACGGCAAGGTGCAGGTGGTCAACCGCTGCCAGACCGCCGGCGGCGACATGATCGAAGCCACCGCCGAGGCGCGCCAGGTCGGCGCCGCCACTTCGCCCAAGCTGCAGGTGCGCTTTGCGCCGGCCTGGCTGTCGTTCCTGCCGATGGTGTGGGCTGACTACTGGGTGCTCGATATCGCTGACGGGTACCAACTGGCCGCCGTCGGCGAGCCGCGCCGCGAATACCTGTGGATCCTGGCGCGTACGCCGACCGTGTCGCCGGCGGCCTACGAGGCGCTGGTCGATCGCCTGACCCGCCAGGGTTTCGATACCAGCCAGCTGGTGAAGACGCCGGCCGCCAAACCGGCGCCCTAG
- a CDS encoding AAA domain-containing protein — translation MTNPTHSFFDFLATLHDTPQTEDLQAWLLPLLEQVATLHAQDQVAPLQGVASLRFDYNQLWFEQGLAGAPQRADAKVAALDPLTTLTVSARLYQDEARQRNLVLGAVPQGDDGLTAPQYLPGYVAWEHTLGHHDPLTDIFVLGLVLVSAACRLNLSNEDDLARFVAHRHNLFALNDRLNPVWARTIVRMTELSRHRRQPDLQEALHTLRNYRVLEVPPALPETATGEGERSRQLQAHLRDRLFEVSRRNKLLYFKPSQQTLNLTMGSFPLMLDVRNVKEQQLFYWHDAVARQVCSEAAIPLQKYLRFEDLPFLPAQLDTIRASAQRDQAEYGFSQLRLAVCMLRWHNFKEDKDERITTPLLLLPVTLTRKKGVRDTYQLQATTSVAEVNPVLRHVLRQVYGIELPESIDLDQPLDDFHAQFEQQIRQSEPGITLHKIDRPQIQLIRRQARARLDQFERRRKKLSGLSRRSYGEFEYSYDAAAYHPLGVQLFLDRVKPQPAPLASVVGKPRPLHMAAPDAVTAPATVEQEVYAVDQERPGTPYDWEFDLCALTLGNFNYRKMSLVQDYNALLRENLASPAFDGIFSLAPRRAFAESAPAPSLGEQFTVVPQDPTQARAIAHARSGASMIIQGPPGTGKSQTITNLIADYVARGKRIMFVCAKRAAIDVVYHRLQQHGLEQLCAMIHDSQGDKKAFVMDLKACYETWMAPAADPHQAEQERAALLALADGEQAQLAAFSAHMTQSPDSLGIPLRQLYQRIAQLTGSIDAHQASAEDIASLPDYALWAAHGPVYLALAARLRDAGQDPCLAHLPLRYLHPQLLAAPQPAAALRSAVQTTLPLLRQLQQALVGLPPELWRDVAQLRALGAYLQAVRPLLQRRLPELLDAGQPRSAAFLKLHRQYATQHTAAQAAAAQSAHWRVRLSAAEVAAALPQAAAVEQSWLGWLKPAWWQLRGLFKSHYDMAAHAVQPRWSDALRWLQQDYDAAAALAATVAEIDSSWQVDDVDAFSVQVEQLHARSAALSPALLLFQYALSSGAYADLPGLLALEPLCTAALRALDAGWTDVEHLTLPQLQDEVAAGETAGAWLPLVAPGLSALQQTPPAFAHAARSWQGQPEALEMAMARASLMRLYRDDAALARQDGVQLDQLCARLGGHLRELQALNARVILERRRNHFLAQLALANSGAGQLDAVQKEFKKAYTAGRRELENEFSKVMRYKAIRELASGPSGLVVRDLKPVWMMSPLSISDTLPLEADYFDVVIFDEASQIPVEEAVPSLYRGPQVIVVGDEMQLPPTNFFGTQADPDEADEELLADLSSDSFLNQAAKSLPSTMLQWHYRSRSEALITFSNHRFYDGSLLTIPDHALVQPALPITLRAGDAVAPALAQALQRPISFHYLTDGLYRDRRNPAEAGYIAQLVRQLLNDSHGPGLTLGVVAFSEAQQDEIIQALKTLAGQDPAFSALLDAAYEREEDGQFCGLFIKNLENVQGDERDLIIMSVCYGYDSQRKMLMNFGPINRAGGEKRLNVVFSRAKRHMFLVSSIKHSDIRNDYNPGAFALKAYLQFAELSSVGDQAGARQVIALMGGKVTVQRRAELHPVVAQLRAALLERGWEVDTGIGESSLRCDLGVRHAGDTAYRLGILVDTDAHYASADLVERYLQQPGLLAGAGWRLLRVLSKDWVAQPELVLKQVVDALASAQTVGSDTKAA, via the coding sequence ATGACCAACCCGACCCACAGTTTTTTCGACTTCCTCGCCACCCTGCACGATACGCCGCAGACCGAGGACTTGCAGGCCTGGCTGCTGCCGCTGCTGGAGCAGGTGGCGACGCTGCACGCGCAGGACCAGGTGGCGCCACTGCAGGGCGTGGCCAGCCTGCGCTTCGATTACAACCAGCTGTGGTTTGAACAGGGCCTGGCCGGTGCGCCGCAACGGGCGGACGCCAAAGTGGCCGCGCTCGATCCGCTGACCACGCTCACCGTCAGCGCCCGTCTGTATCAGGATGAAGCGCGACAGCGCAACCTCGTGCTCGGCGCGGTGCCGCAGGGCGACGACGGCCTGACGGCGCCGCAGTATCTGCCGGGCTACGTGGCGTGGGAACACACGCTCGGCCATCACGATCCGCTGACTGACATTTTCGTGCTGGGCCTGGTACTGGTGAGCGCGGCCTGCCGCCTCAACCTGTCCAACGAGGACGACCTGGCGCGCTTTGTGGCCCACCGCCACAACCTGTTCGCGCTGAATGACCGCCTCAATCCGGTCTGGGCGCGCACTATCGTCCGCATGACCGAGCTGTCGCGCCATCGCCGCCAGCCGGATTTGCAGGAAGCGCTGCACACGCTGCGCAACTACCGCGTACTGGAAGTGCCGCCGGCGTTGCCGGAAACGGCGACGGGCGAAGGCGAGCGCAGCCGCCAGTTGCAGGCGCATCTGCGCGACCGCCTGTTTGAGGTCTCGCGTCGCAACAAACTGCTGTACTTCAAGCCGTCGCAGCAGACGTTGAACCTGACCATGGGCTCGTTCCCTTTGATGCTGGACGTGCGCAACGTCAAGGAACAGCAACTGTTTTATTGGCATGACGCGGTGGCGCGCCAGGTCTGCAGCGAGGCCGCCATTCCGCTGCAAAAATACCTGCGCTTCGAGGACTTGCCGTTCCTGCCGGCGCAGCTGGACACGATCCGCGCCAGCGCCCAGCGCGATCAGGCCGAGTACGGCTTCTCGCAGCTGCGGCTGGCCGTGTGCATGCTGCGCTGGCATAACTTCAAGGAAGACAAGGATGAGCGCATCACCACGCCGCTGCTGCTGTTGCCGGTGACGCTGACGCGCAAGAAGGGCGTGCGCGACACTTACCAGTTGCAGGCCACCACTTCGGTGGCGGAAGTCAATCCGGTGCTGCGCCACGTACTGCGCCAGGTGTATGGCATCGAGCTGCCGGAGAGCATCGACCTCGACCAGCCGCTGGATGACTTCCACGCGCAGTTCGAGCAGCAGATCCGCCAGTCGGAGCCGGGCATCACGCTGCACAAGATCGACCGCCCGCAGATCCAGCTGATCCGCCGCCAGGCGCGCGCGCGGCTGGACCAGTTCGAGCGCCGCCGCAAGAAGCTGAGTGGCCTGAGTCGCCGCAGCTACGGCGAGTTCGAGTACAGCTACGATGCCGCCGCCTACCATCCGCTCGGCGTGCAGCTGTTCCTCGACCGCGTCAAGCCGCAGCCGGCGCCGCTGGCGTCGGTGGTGGGCAAGCCGCGCCCGCTGCACATGGCGGCGCCGGATGCTGTCACTGCACCCGCCACCGTCGAGCAGGAAGTCTACGCGGTCGACCAGGAGCGCCCGGGCACGCCGTACGATTGGGAATTCGATCTGTGCGCGCTCACGCTGGGCAACTTCAATTACCGCAAGATGTCGCTGGTGCAGGACTACAACGCGCTGCTGCGAGAGAATCTGGCCAGCCCGGCGTTCGACGGCATCTTTTCGCTGGCGCCGCGGCGTGCCTTTGCCGAATCGGCGCCGGCGCCGTCGCTGGGCGAGCAGTTTACCGTGGTGCCGCAGGACCCGACCCAGGCGCGCGCCATCGCCCACGCGCGCAGCGGCGCCAGCATGATCATCCAGGGGCCGCCCGGCACCGGCAAGTCGCAGACCATCACCAACCTGATCGCCGATTACGTTGCGCGCGGCAAGCGCATCATGTTTGTCTGCGCCAAGCGCGCCGCCATCGACGTCGTCTATCACCGGCTGCAGCAGCACGGGCTGGAGCAGTTGTGCGCGATGATCCACGATTCGCAGGGCGACAAAAAAGCCTTCGTGATGGATCTGAAGGCCTGCTACGAAACGTGGATGGCGCCGGCGGCCGATCCGCACCAGGCCGAGCAGGAACGTGCCGCGCTGCTGGCGCTGGCCGACGGCGAACAGGCGCAGCTGGCCGCATTCTCCGCCCACATGACGCAGTCGCCCGACAGCCTGGGCATTCCACTGCGCCAGCTATACCAGCGCATCGCGCAGCTGACCGGCAGCATCGACGCGCACCAGGCCAGCGCGGAAGACATCGCGTCGCTGCCCGACTACGCGCTGTGGGCCGCGCATGGCCCGGTGTATCTGGCGCTGGCCGCGCGGCTGCGCGACGCGGGCCAGGACCCATGCCTGGCGCATCTGCCGTTGCGCTACCTGCATCCACAGCTGCTGGCGGCGCCGCAGCCGGCGGCGGCGTTGCGCTCCGCAGTACAGACGACGCTACCGCTGCTACGCCAGCTGCAACAGGCGCTGGTCGGGCTGCCGCCCGAGTTGTGGCGCGACGTGGCGCAGCTGCGCGCGCTCGGCGCCTATCTGCAAGCGGTGCGGCCGCTGCTGCAACGCCGGTTGCCGGAATTGCTGGACGCCGGCCAGCCGCGCAGCGCGGCCTTCCTCAAGCTGCATCGGCAGTACGCGACGCAGCACACGGCGGCACAGGCGGCAGCGGCGCAGAGCGCGCACTGGCGCGTGCGGCTGTCGGCCGCCGAGGTGGCGGCAGCGTTACCGCAGGCGGCGGCCGTCGAGCAATCGTGGCTGGGCTGGCTCAAGCCGGCCTGGTGGCAGCTGCGCGGCTTATTCAAGTCGCATTACGACATGGCGGCGCATGCGGTGCAGCCGCGCTGGAGCGACGCCCTGCGCTGGCTGCAGCAGGATTACGACGCGGCGGCGGCACTGGCCGCCACCGTGGCGGAGATCGACAGTAGCTGGCAGGTTGACGATGTGGACGCCTTCAGCGTTCAGGTCGAGCAGCTGCACGCGCGCAGCGCCGCCTTGTCGCCGGCGTTGCTATTGTTCCAGTACGCCCTGAGCAGCGGTGCTTACGCCGACTTGCCGGGCTTGCTGGCGCTGGAACCGCTGTGCACTGCCGCCTTGCGCGCGCTGGACGCCGGCTGGACCGATGTCGAGCACCTGACGCTGCCGCAATTGCAGGACGAGGTGGCGGCGGGAGAGACGGCCGGCGCCTGGTTGCCGCTGGTGGCGCCCGGACTGTCGGCCTTGCAGCAGACGCCGCCGGCGTTCGCTCACGCCGCGCGCAGTTGGCAGGGTCAACCGGAAGCGCTGGAGATGGCCATGGCGCGCGCCTCGCTGATGCGGCTGTACCGTGACGATGCCGCGCTGGCGCGCCAGGACGGCGTCCAGCTCGATCAGTTGTGCGCGCGGCTCGGCGGCCACCTGCGCGAGTTGCAGGCCCTCAACGCCCGCGTGATCCTGGAACGACGCCGCAACCACTTCCTGGCCCAGCTGGCGCTGGCCAACAGCGGCGCCGGCCAGCTGGACGCGGTGCAGAAGGAATTCAAGAAAGCCTATACCGCCGGCCGGCGCGAGCTGGAAAACGAGTTTTCCAAGGTGATGCGCTACAAGGCCATCCGCGAGCTGGCGTCCGGTCCGTCCGGGCTGGTGGTGCGCGACCTGAAACCGGTGTGGATGATGAGCCCGCTGTCGATCTCCGACACGCTGCCGCTGGAAGCCGATTACTTCGACGTCGTTATCTTCGACGAGGCCAGTCAGATCCCGGTGGAGGAAGCGGTGCCGTCGCTGTACCGCGGCCCGCAGGTGATCGTGGTGGGTGACGAGATGCAGCTGCCGCCGACCAATTTCTTCGGTACACAGGCCGATCCGGACGAGGCGGATGAGGAGCTGCTGGCTGACCTCAGCAGCGACAGCTTCCTCAACCAGGCCGCCAAGAGCCTGCCGTCCACCATGCTGCAATGGCACTACCGCAGCCGGTCGGAGGCGCTGATCACGTTCTCCAACCACCGTTTCTACGACGGCAGCCTGCTGACCATCCCCGACCACGCGCTGGTGCAGCCGGCCCTGCCGATCACGCTGCGCGCCGGCGATGCGGTGGCGCCGGCGCTGGCGCAGGCCTTGCAGCGGCCGATCAGTTTCCATTACCTGACCGACGGCCTGTACCGCGATCGCCGCAATCCGGCCGAGGCTGGCTACATCGCGCAGCTGGTGCGCCAGCTACTGAACGACAGCCACGGCCCCGGCCTGACGCTGGGCGTGGTGGCGTTCTCCGAGGCGCAGCAGGACGAGATCATCCAGGCGCTGAAGACCTTGGCCGGCCAGGACCCGGCGTTCTCGGCGCTGCTGGATGCGGCCTACGAGCGCGAAGAGGACGGCCAGTTCTGCGGCCTGTTCATCAAGAACCTGGAAAACGTCCAGGGCGACGAGCGCGACCTGATCATCATGAGTGTCTGCTACGGCTACGACAGCCAGCGCAAGATGCTGATGAACTTCGGGCCGATCAACCGCGCCGGCGGCGAGAAGCGGCTCAACGTGGTGTTCTCGCGTGCCAAGCGGCATATGTTCCTGGTGTCGAGTATCAAGCACAGCGATATCCGCAACGACTACAACCCGGGCGCGTTCGCCCTCAAAGCGTATTTGCAGTTCGCCGAACTGTCGTCGGTGGGTGACCAGGCCGGCGCGCGCCAGGTGATTGCATTGATGGGCGGCAAGGTGACCGTGCAGCGCCGCGCCGAACTGCATCCGGTGGTGGCGCAACTGCGCGCCGCCTTGCTCGAGCGCGGCTGGGAGGTCGATACCGGCATCGGCGAATCCAGCCTGCGCTGCGACCTCGGCGTGCGGCACGCCGGCGACACTGCCTATCGCCTCGGCATCCTGGTCGATACCGACGCGCATTACGCGTCCGCTGACCTGGTCGAGCGTTACCTGCAGCAGCCCGGATTGCTGGCCGGCGCCGGCTGGCGTTTGCTGCGCGTGCTGAGCAAGGATTGGGTGGCGCAGCCGGAGCTGGTGCTGAAACAGGTAGTGGACGCGCTGGCGTCGGCGCAGACGGTCGGCAGCGACACCAAAGCTGCTTAA
- a CDS encoding c-type cytochrome, producing MINKLTQFLTTAVLALAGAAANAAPDQALIQRGEYLARAGDCIACHSAAGKPAFAGGLAIDSGHGIIYSTNITPDKQHGIGAYSEKQFADAVRKGVRADGTHLYPAMPYTSYAKVNDADIKALYAFFQSGVKPAAYDPPATSMNFPFNLRWGMGVWNYLFADTKPFVAQAGWSDKVTQGAYLVEGLGHCSSCHTPRGFAMNEKAGNSGQPKFLAGGELNDWPVPSLRGLPRWSEAQIVDYLQTGRNHGSAVAGEMTAVVEHSTSRLQDADLQAVAAYLKQLTPVPPRGPAVKPQGKEETARKLTAAVNLTLGERLYLDNCAACHFVNGQGASRVFPELDGATVINADNPTALVNVVLHGARTPSTEKAPSILVMPDFSRRLSDAEVASLATFLRQGWSNSADSVSERDVARIRAKAH from the coding sequence ATGATCAACAAACTGACGCAATTCCTCACCACCGCAGTGCTGGCGCTGGCCGGCGCTGCCGCCAACGCCGCCCCGGACCAGGCGCTGATACAGCGCGGCGAATACCTGGCGCGCGCCGGCGACTGTATCGCCTGCCACAGCGCGGCCGGCAAGCCGGCGTTTGCCGGCGGCCTGGCCATCGACAGCGGCCACGGCATCATCTACTCGACCAACATCACGCCGGACAAGCAGCATGGCATTGGCGCGTATTCGGAGAAGCAATTCGCCGACGCCGTCCGCAAAGGCGTGCGCGCCGATGGCACGCACCTGTATCCGGCCATGCCGTATACCAGCTACGCCAAGGTCAACGACGCCGACATCAAGGCGCTGTACGCGTTCTTCCAGTCGGGCGTGAAACCGGCGGCGTATGACCCGCCGGCCACCAGCATGAACTTCCCGTTCAATCTGCGCTGGGGCATGGGCGTGTGGAACTACCTGTTCGCCGACACCAAACCGTTCGTGGCGCAAGCTGGCTGGAGCGACAAGGTCACGCAGGGCGCGTATCTGGTGGAAGGCCTGGGTCACTGCTCCAGCTGCCACACGCCGCGCGGCTTCGCGATGAACGAGAAAGCCGGCAACAGCGGCCAGCCGAAATTCCTCGCCGGCGGTGAGCTGAACGACTGGCCGGTGCCATCGCTGCGCGGCCTGCCACGCTGGAGCGAAGCGCAGATCGTCGACTACCTGCAAACCGGCCGCAACCACGGTTCGGCGGTGGCGGGCGAGATGACGGCGGTGGTCGAGCACAGCACCTCGCGGCTGCAGGATGCCGATCTGCAAGCGGTGGCGGCCTACCTCAAGCAGCTGACGCCGGTGCCGCCACGCGGTCCTGCCGTCAAGCCGCAGGGCAAGGAAGAAACCGCGCGCAAGCTGACGGCAGCCGTCAACCTGACGCTGGGCGAACGCCTGTACCTGGATAACTGCGCCGCCTGTCACTTTGTCAATGGCCAGGGCGCCAGCCGCGTGTTCCCTGAGCTGGATGGAGCGACCGTGATCAATGCCGACAATCCGACCGCGCTGGTCAACGTCGTGCTGCATGGTGCGCGCACGCCATCGACCGAGAAAGCGCCGTCGATCCTGGTGATGCCAGACTTCTCGCGCCGCCTGAGCGATGCCGAGGTCGCCTCGCTGGCCACTTTCCTGCGCCAGGGCTGGAGCAACAGCGCCGACAGCGTGTCCGAACGCGACGTCGCCAGGATCCGCGCCAAAGCCCACTAA
- a CDS encoding M48 family metalloprotease, protein MEPTTYHLAVCDYLERREPELWQWIAASRQQHDPELRLHLLKTTYQLSREAHAALHAAVALAAQRLGIAPEVALYQAQHDSQPNVAILIEDQAAHIVFSGPVLELLDAAELQAVIGHELAHYELWQRDGGRYWIGSRLVERLAAEEAGVGEWHHTALRYQQYMEIYADRGAYQVCQDIAPCIASLVKIQTGLKQVHVDSYLEQADRILAHEGVVSEAVSHPQSFIRARALALHAAGASDCDATLAQWLDGALAPDTLDILGQVEVAALTRSVVAGLLASPWFNSETVRALARRYWDDFLPGEPPAERHLGVVGQVRLPQPHQLDEYLSFVLLDFACADPALEELPMAAALQLAQQLDIADAFERAVLKETKLKKTAVARLRAMTIPTDIHRP, encoded by the coding sequence TTGGAACCGACTACTTATCACCTCGCCGTTTGCGACTACCTGGAGCGGCGGGAGCCGGAACTGTGGCAATGGATCGCCGCCAGCCGCCAGCAGCACGACCCCGAGCTGCGCCTGCACTTGCTCAAGACCACCTACCAGCTGAGCCGCGAAGCGCACGCTGCGCTACATGCCGCCGTGGCGCTGGCGGCGCAGCGGCTCGGCATTGCGCCCGAGGTGGCGCTGTACCAGGCCCAGCATGACAGCCAGCCCAATGTGGCGATCCTGATCGAGGACCAGGCGGCCCATATCGTGTTCAGCGGCCCGGTACTGGAACTGCTGGACGCGGCCGAACTGCAAGCCGTGATCGGCCACGAGCTGGCGCATTACGAGCTGTGGCAGCGTGACGGCGGCAGGTACTGGATCGGCAGCCGGCTGGTCGAGCGCCTTGCGGCGGAAGAGGCCGGCGTCGGCGAGTGGCACCACACGGCGCTGCGTTACCAGCAATATATGGAAATCTATGCCGACCGCGGCGCCTACCAGGTGTGCCAGGATATCGCGCCGTGCATCGCCAGCCTGGTCAAGATCCAGACCGGACTCAAGCAGGTGCACGTCGACAGCTATCTGGAGCAGGCCGACCGCATCCTGGCGCATGAGGGCGTGGTGAGCGAGGCGGTCAGCCATCCGCAATCGTTTATCCGGGCCCGCGCGCTGGCGCTGCATGCGGCCGGTGCGTCCGATTGCGACGCCACGCTGGCGCAATGGCTGGACGGCGCGCTGGCGCCGGACACGCTCGACATCCTCGGCCAGGTCGAGGTGGCCGCGCTGACGCGCAGCGTGGTGGCCGGTCTGCTGGCCTCGCCATGGTTCAACAGCGAAACCGTGCGCGCGCTGGCGCGGCGCTACTGGGACGATTTCCTGCCCGGCGAACCGCCCGCCGAGCGCCACCTGGGCGTGGTGGGCCAGGTGCGCCTGCCGCAGCCGCACCAGCTCGATGAATACCTGTCCTTCGTACTGCTCGACTTCGCCTGCGCCGATCCGGCGCTGGAAGAACTGCCGATGGCGGCCGCGTTGCAGCTGGCCCAGCAGCTGGACATCGCCGATGCGTTCGAGCGCGCGGTCCTGAAGGAAACCAAGCTGAAGAAAACCGCCGTGGCCAGATTGCGCGCCATGACGATCCCCACCGATATCCACCGCCCATGA